In the Methanococcus maripaludis genome, one interval contains:
- a CDS encoding flagellar protein G: MASNVFSEIIIFVSVLIITAAVAGILATSTHKISLGISSKGDTLSTQLSQDFEIINDPGYIHRNSTSGISTIYIKNTGKIQIPIQSDTLTAIIDGQICDISDTSIINGAGSVLSPSEVGQIEISYNETGFHKIKIVSEQGISRTITGNVN; this comes from the coding sequence TTGGCATCCAATGTTTTCTCAGAAATAATAATATTTGTTAGTGTTTTGATAATTACGGCCGCTGTCGCAGGAATTCTTGCAACAAGTACTCACAAAATATCGCTTGGAATCAGTAGCAAGGGCGATACATTATCAACGCAGCTATCCCAGGACTTTGAAATTATCAATGATCCGGGGTATATCCACAGGAATTCCACCAGTGGAATAAGTACAATTTACATAAAAAATACAGGAAAAATACAGATTCCAATTCAAAGTGATACTTTAACAGCAATAATCGATGGACAAATCTGCGATATTTCTGATACGAGTATTATAAATGGTGCGGGAAGTGTTTTAAGTCCATCGGAAGTTGGGCAGATTGAAATCAGTTATAATGAAACTGGATTTCACAAAATAAAAATAGTATCTGAACAGGGCATATCTAGAACAATAACGGGAAATGTCAATTAA
- a CDS encoding ATPase domain-containing protein, producing MKLARIELSRDDVHKRLGGGIPFGSVILIEGEESSGKSIICQRLAYGFLQNSYSLSYVSTQLTTTEFVKQMMSLKYNINKKLLNGNLLYIPVYPLISENAIKDDFIKKIMNTRAFYEKDIVLFDSISTLVSNDASEVQITDLMAFFKRIASMNKIVIYTVNPKELPESVLTILRTSATIVIKTATYSFGGNLKNSAKIEKYNFARSSFQKVMVFRVDPGLGIAVEISSVA from the coding sequence TTGAAACTGGCACGAATAGAGCTTAGCAGAGATGACGTTCATAAAAGACTGGGTGGTGGAATCCCATTTGGTAGCGTTATCTTAATTGAAGGAGAAGAATCTTCAGGAAAGTCAATAATCTGCCAGCGGTTAGCATACGGATTTTTGCAGAACTCGTACTCACTTTCATATGTATCAACCCAATTGACCACAACTGAATTTGTAAAACAGATGATGTCACTCAAATACAACATCAATAAAAAATTATTGAACGGAAATCTTTTGTACATTCCAGTATATCCATTAATTTCAGAAAATGCGATAAAAGATGACTTTATTAAAAAAATAATGAATACGAGAGCATTTTATGAAAAAGATATTGTTTTATTTGACTCCATCTCAACATTGGTGTCAAATGATGCCAGTGAAGTACAGATCACAGATTTAATGGCTTTTTTTAAAAGAATTGCATCCATGAATAAAATTGTAATTTACACGGTAAACCCAAAAGAACTCCCAGAATCAGTTCTTACAATACTCAGAACTTCGGCAACGATTGTAATAAAAACAGCAACATATTCCTTTGGTGGAAATCTTAAAAATTCCGCCAAAATTGAAAAATACAACTTTGCGAGAAGTTCTTTTCAGAAAGTTATGGTATTTAGAGTCGATCCCGGACTCGGAATTGCTGTAGAAATATCCTCTGTAGCATAA
- a CDS encoding type II/IV secretion system ATPase subunit — MADDFKTAQVNNPHLKNYVEKFKKTYMKIPEFVPSLSRDFKEIRYPNIIYPIGDPIFIHLYGTPNLKTRYIAIEPKLGGSDERKKYFEILDKILEYAPYSDTPENDEEFGKVVTKLFDMVTKVSTQKNEKKKGLLTKLTDSGKINVSKPEREKFLYLLKRDLIGLGTLEPIKRDPYIEDIHVIGAKNCQLVHKIYDMLPSNIEWEDEGDISNYLKNMCERIGRPVSDATPIVDGSLPDGSRINILYSGDVSLKGPSFTIRKFTDVPISITQIISWGTMSAQTAAYLWLCLEYGMSIFICGETASGKTTSLNAILPFIKPKSKIFSCEDTSEVKPPNPVWQQLLTRERGPEESRVTLFDLLRAALRSRPNYIIVGEIRSVEGAVAFQAMQTGHPVISTFHAANVRKMIQRLTGDPINIPQTFMDNLNVCLFQLAVYARGKFLRRVVSVEEIEGYYKEVDGVITRGVFEWDPQKDVHNFTGLNNSYILEDKIATVAGYEDPREIYDELDLRVRILEEMIARGIFGYYEVLDIIWSFYEKGLEGLPFQV; from the coding sequence ATGGCTGATGATTTCAAAACTGCACAAGTAAACAATCCCCATTTGAAAAATTACGTTGAAAAATTTAAAAAAACGTACATGAAAATTCCCGAATTTGTTCCAAGCCTTTCAAGGGATTTTAAAGAAATAAGGTATCCGAATATCATTTATCCAATAGGGGATCCCATATTCATCCACCTTTATGGAACTCCGAATTTAAAAACAAGATATATCGCAATAGAACCTAAATTAGGCGGTTCGGATGAAAGAAAAAAATATTTTGAAATCCTCGATAAAATTTTAGAATACGCACCATACAGCGATACTCCTGAAAATGACGAAGAGTTTGGAAAAGTAGTTACAAAGCTATTCGATATGGTTACAAAAGTATCAACTCAAAAAAATGAAAAGAAAAAAGGCCTGTTAACAAAATTAACAGATTCTGGAAAAATAAATGTATCAAAACCAGAAAGGGAAAAATTCCTCTATTTACTGAAAAGAGATTTAATTGGACTTGGAACTCTTGAACCAATAAAAAGAGACCCATATATTGAAGATATTCACGTAATCGGTGCTAAAAACTGTCAGCTAGTTCACAAAATCTACGACATGCTTCCATCAAATATTGAATGGGAAGATGAAGGAGATATTTCAAATTACTTGAAAAACATGTGTGAAAGAATTGGAAGGCCAGTTTCTGATGCTACACCAATCGTAGATGGTTCATTACCAGATGGATCAAGGATAAACATTCTCTATTCAGGAGATGTTTCATTAAAAGGTCCTTCATTTACAATTCGTAAATTTACAGATGTTCCAATAAGTATAACTCAGATCATCAGTTGGGGTACGATGTCCGCACAGACTGCTGCTTATTTATGGCTCTGTCTTGAATACGGGATGAGTATATTTATCTGTGGGGAAACTGCATCTGGAAAAACTACCTCATTAAACGCAATACTTCCATTCATCAAACCTAAATCAAAAATATTCTCATGTGAAGATACTTCCGAAGTAAAACCCCCAAACCCAGTTTGGCAGCAGTTGTTAACTAGAGAAAGAGGCCCTGAGGAAAGTAGGGTTACACTATTCGATCTTTTAAGGGCTGCATTGAGGTCTAGACCAAACTACATTATTGTAGGGGAAATCAGGTCTGTAGAAGGGGCTGTTGCATTCCAAGCAATGCAAACAGGGCACCCCGTAATTTCAACATTCCACGCTGCAAACGTTAGAAAAATGATTCAAAGGCTTACAGGGGATCCGATAAATATCCCTCAGACATTTATGGATAACTTAAACGTCTGTCTGTTCCAGCTTGCGGTTTATGCTAGAGGAAAATTCTTAAGACGAGTTGTTTCAGTTGAAGAAATCGAAGGATACTACAAAGAAGTTGACGGGGTTATCACCAGAGGTGTTTTTGAATGGGACCCCCAAAAAGACGTTCACAACTTCACAGGTTTAAATAACAGCTATATTCTCGAAGATAAAATCGCAACTGTTGCAGGATACGAAGATCCGAGAGAAATTTACGATGAACTTGATTTAAGAGTTAGAATTCTTGAAGAAATGATTGCAAGAGGAATCTTTGGATACTACGAGGTTTTGGATATTATCTGGAGTTTCTATGAAAAAGGATTGGAAGGACTGCCA